The following coding sequences lie in one Micropterus dolomieu isolate WLL.071019.BEF.003 ecotype Adirondacks linkage group LG15, ASM2129224v1, whole genome shotgun sequence genomic window:
- the LOC123984239 gene encoding interferon-induced, double-stranded RNA-activated protein kinase-like isoform X1 — protein METVNYVAKLNEYAQRTRTNLKFEDVGSVGPDHIKTFTLRAVLNGKVYPDGVGRSKKEARQNAAKNALKSLEEEPLYSTENATEMSPAPVHQTSVSNINYICWLNEYGQKKRVTIRAVESTRLGPNIGTHLCNVRSCSFVVGDKEYPPAYGKTKREAKEEAAKLVYYDIHETTCGSKTTETGKEKYSIAVLSQPEQELKQNVSDICDKTKRLSVRSTDEGFTDTNFVGLVNHYCQATKRSQDYVLVNRCGPPHNTQFFYKLVINDKDYPVGEGKSIKEAKQNAARLAWSALQEQSDWNSKLSFLSAVSDASPARLSTPPSIPDRKSESVPATTGDSVVFTNSSNPPKDQIQSPDVKPKIRIAANFPNAKRNSKEDIMPNFNGKNPVNIQSEKTTNKSVISSRFTSEYDSIVCLGKGAFGHVFKAKQKLLQRNYAIKIVRCKEKSLREVIALSDLQHCNIVRYYTCWLEDSGYERDSAADSCSSSQSTDNSSVKYLYIQMELCDTKTLRVWIDEKNIQNVKKSLRNTKRREESLTIAQQIVSGVEYIHSKMLIHRDLKPANIMFGLDGEVKIGDFGLVTAENDDAENVIERTVYKGTPSYMAPEQRSGNKIYDRKVDIFALGLIYFELLWNFSTSHERKAIWDDARNQKLPQGFSHNFSLEDRIIKSTLCMKPEDRPEASKLKMDLEECSHTLKTLKEMRRDSRTV, from the exons ATGGAAACGGTAAACTACGTAGCTAAACTAAACGAGTATGCACAGAGAACACGCACGAACCTGAAATTCGAGGACGTTGGATCTGTTGGCCCTGACCACATTAAAAC ATTCACTCTTAGAGCAGTCCTAAATGGTAAGGTGTATCCTGATGGTGTGGGAAGGAGCAAGAAGGAAGCCAGACAGAATGCAGCTAAAAATGCCCTGAAAAGCTTGGAGGAGGAACCACTTTACTCT acagaaaatgcaaCAGAAATGTCTCCTGCACCAGTTCATCAGACCAGTGTCAGTAACATCAACTATATATGCTGGTTAAATGAATATGGCCAGAAAAAGAGGGTGACTATAAGGGCTGTGGAGTCAACAAGACTGGGTCCAAATATCGGCACTCA tttgTGTAATGTTAGATCCTGTAGCTTTGTGGTTGGTGATAAGGAGTATCCACCTGCCTATGGGAAAACAAAGAGGGAAGCCAAGGAGGAAGCAGCTAAGCTTGTATATTATGATATACATGAAACGACATGTGGCAGTAAAACTACAGAG actGGCAAGGAGAAATACAGCATTGCAGTGTTAAGCCAACCAGAGCAAGAAttgaaacaaaatgtgtcaGACATCTG TGATAAGACCAAGAGATTGAGCGTGAGATCTACAGACGAAGGTTTTACAGATACAAATTTCGTAGGACTTGTCAACCATTACTGTCAGGCCACAAAGCGCTCCCAGGATTACGTCCTAGTGAATAGATGCGGTCCACCACATAACACACA ATTTTTCTACAAGTTGGTGATCAACGATAAGGACTACCCTGTGGGTGAAGGTAAGAGCATCAAGGAAGCCAAACAAAATGCAGCTCGGTTGGCGTGGTCTGCTCTTCAAGAGCAGTCAGACTGGAACAGCAAG TTGTCTTTCTTGTCAGCTGTGTCTGATGCTTCACCAGCCAGGCTGTCCACACCACCAAGCATACC GGACAGAAAATCCGAAAGCGTGCCAGCTACTACAGGTGACTCAGTGGTTTTCACCAATTCATCAAATCCTCCCAAAGATCAG ATTCAAAGTCCTGATGTGAAGCCCAAAATAAG AATTGCAGCAAATTTCCCAAACGCCAAACGAAACAGCAAAGAG gACATAATGCCTAATTTTAATGGCAAGAATCCAGTAAATATTCAGAGTGAAAAAACGACAAACAAGTCAGTGATCTCCAG CAGGTTTACATCAGAATATGACTCTATAGTGTGCCTTGGCAAAGGAGCCTTTGGTCATGTTTTCAAGGCAAAGCAAAAACTCCTTCAAAGGAATTATGCTATAAAGATTGTCCGCTGCAAAGA GAAATCACTACGGGAGGTGATTGCGTTATCAGACCTCCAGCACTGCAACATTGTTCGATACTACACCTGTTGGTTGGAGGATTCAGGATACGAAAGGGACAGCGCAGCTGACAGTTGCAGCAGTTCGCA GTCGACTGATAATTCATCTGTAAAGTACCTCTATATTCAGATGGAGTTGTGTGACACCAAAACGCTTAGAGTGTGGATAGATGAGAAGAATATTCAGAATGTAAAGAAATCTCTGCGAAACAccaagagaagagaagaaagtcTAACCATTGCTCAGCAAATAGTCAGTGGGGTCGAATACATCCACTCCAAGATGCTCATCCACAGAGACCTGAAG CCTGCCAACATCATGTTTGGACTGGATGGGGAAGTGAAGATTGGAGACTTTGGCCTGGTCACTGCTGAGAATGACGATGCTGAGAACGTGATCGAGAGAACTGTGTACAAAGGAACCCCATCTTACATGGCTCCTGAGCAA AGGAGCGGGAACAAAATATATGACCGAAAAGTGGACATATTTGCTTTGGGATTGATATATTTTGAACTCCTTTGGAACTTCTCTACCAGCCACGAAAGGAAAGCT ATTTGGGATGATGCCAGAAACCAGAAACTTCCTCAAGGATTCTCACACAATTTTTCTTTGGAG GACCGAATTATAAAGTCAACACTGTGTATGAAGCCAGAAGACCGACCTGaagcaagtaaactaaagatggACTTGGAAGAGTGCAGTCATACACTTAAGACACTTAAAGAAATGCGTCGCGACAGTAGGACTGTCTGA
- the LOC123984239 gene encoding interferon-induced, double-stranded RNA-activated protein kinase-like isoform X2 — METVNYVAKLNEYAQRTRTNLKFEDVGSVGPDHIKTFTLRAVLNGKVYPDGVGRSKKEARQNAAKNALKSLEEEPLYSTENATEMSPAPVHQTSVSNINYICWLNEYGQKKRVTIRAVESTRLGPNIGTHLCNVRSCSFVVGDKEYPPAYGKTKREAKEEAAKLVYYDIHETTCGSKTTETGKEKYSIAVLSQPEQELKQNVSDICDKTKRLSVRSTDEGFTDTNFVGLVNHYCQATKRSQDYVLVNRCGPPHNTQFFYKLVINDKDYPVGEGKSIKEAKQNAARLAWSALQEQSDWNSKLSFLSAVSDASPARLSTPPSIPDRKSESVPATTGDSVVFTNSSNPPKDQIQSPDVKPKIRIAANFPNAKRNSKEDIMPNFNGKNPVNIQSEKTTNKSVISRFTSEYDSIVCLGKGAFGHVFKAKQKLLQRNYAIKIVRCKEKSLREVIALSDLQHCNIVRYYTCWLEDSGYERDSAADSCSSSQSTDNSSVKYLYIQMELCDTKTLRVWIDEKNIQNVKKSLRNTKRREESLTIAQQIVSGVEYIHSKMLIHRDLKPANIMFGLDGEVKIGDFGLVTAENDDAENVIERTVYKGTPSYMAPEQRSGNKIYDRKVDIFALGLIYFELLWNFSTSHERKAIWDDARNQKLPQGFSHNFSLEDRIIKSTLCMKPEDRPEASKLKMDLEECSHTLKTLKEMRRDSRTV; from the exons ATGGAAACGGTAAACTACGTAGCTAAACTAAACGAGTATGCACAGAGAACACGCACGAACCTGAAATTCGAGGACGTTGGATCTGTTGGCCCTGACCACATTAAAAC ATTCACTCTTAGAGCAGTCCTAAATGGTAAGGTGTATCCTGATGGTGTGGGAAGGAGCAAGAAGGAAGCCAGACAGAATGCAGCTAAAAATGCCCTGAAAAGCTTGGAGGAGGAACCACTTTACTCT acagaaaatgcaaCAGAAATGTCTCCTGCACCAGTTCATCAGACCAGTGTCAGTAACATCAACTATATATGCTGGTTAAATGAATATGGCCAGAAAAAGAGGGTGACTATAAGGGCTGTGGAGTCAACAAGACTGGGTCCAAATATCGGCACTCA tttgTGTAATGTTAGATCCTGTAGCTTTGTGGTTGGTGATAAGGAGTATCCACCTGCCTATGGGAAAACAAAGAGGGAAGCCAAGGAGGAAGCAGCTAAGCTTGTATATTATGATATACATGAAACGACATGTGGCAGTAAAACTACAGAG actGGCAAGGAGAAATACAGCATTGCAGTGTTAAGCCAACCAGAGCAAGAAttgaaacaaaatgtgtcaGACATCTG TGATAAGACCAAGAGATTGAGCGTGAGATCTACAGACGAAGGTTTTACAGATACAAATTTCGTAGGACTTGTCAACCATTACTGTCAGGCCACAAAGCGCTCCCAGGATTACGTCCTAGTGAATAGATGCGGTCCACCACATAACACACA ATTTTTCTACAAGTTGGTGATCAACGATAAGGACTACCCTGTGGGTGAAGGTAAGAGCATCAAGGAAGCCAAACAAAATGCAGCTCGGTTGGCGTGGTCTGCTCTTCAAGAGCAGTCAGACTGGAACAGCAAG TTGTCTTTCTTGTCAGCTGTGTCTGATGCTTCACCAGCCAGGCTGTCCACACCACCAAGCATACC GGACAGAAAATCCGAAAGCGTGCCAGCTACTACAGGTGACTCAGTGGTTTTCACCAATTCATCAAATCCTCCCAAAGATCAG ATTCAAAGTCCTGATGTGAAGCCCAAAATAAG AATTGCAGCAAATTTCCCAAACGCCAAACGAAACAGCAAAGAG gACATAATGCCTAATTTTAATGGCAAGAATCCAGTAAATATTCAGAGTGAAAAAACGACAAACAAGTCAGTGATCTCCAG GTTTACATCAGAATATGACTCTATAGTGTGCCTTGGCAAAGGAGCCTTTGGTCATGTTTTCAAGGCAAAGCAAAAACTCCTTCAAAGGAATTATGCTATAAAGATTGTCCGCTGCAAAGA GAAATCACTACGGGAGGTGATTGCGTTATCAGACCTCCAGCACTGCAACATTGTTCGATACTACACCTGTTGGTTGGAGGATTCAGGATACGAAAGGGACAGCGCAGCTGACAGTTGCAGCAGTTCGCA GTCGACTGATAATTCATCTGTAAAGTACCTCTATATTCAGATGGAGTTGTGTGACACCAAAACGCTTAGAGTGTGGATAGATGAGAAGAATATTCAGAATGTAAAGAAATCTCTGCGAAACAccaagagaagagaagaaagtcTAACCATTGCTCAGCAAATAGTCAGTGGGGTCGAATACATCCACTCCAAGATGCTCATCCACAGAGACCTGAAG CCTGCCAACATCATGTTTGGACTGGATGGGGAAGTGAAGATTGGAGACTTTGGCCTGGTCACTGCTGAGAATGACGATGCTGAGAACGTGATCGAGAGAACTGTGTACAAAGGAACCCCATCTTACATGGCTCCTGAGCAA AGGAGCGGGAACAAAATATATGACCGAAAAGTGGACATATTTGCTTTGGGATTGATATATTTTGAACTCCTTTGGAACTTCTCTACCAGCCACGAAAGGAAAGCT ATTTGGGATGATGCCAGAAACCAGAAACTTCCTCAAGGATTCTCACACAATTTTTCTTTGGAG GACCGAATTATAAAGTCAACACTGTGTATGAAGCCAGAAGACCGACCTGaagcaagtaaactaaagatggACTTGGAAGAGTGCAGTCATACACTTAAGACACTTAAAGAAATGCGTCGCGACAGTAGGACTGTCTGA
- the LOC123984239 gene encoding interferon-induced, double-stranded RNA-activated protein kinase-like isoform X3: METVNYVAKLNEYAQRTRTNLKFEDVGSVGPDHIKTFTLRAVLNGKVYPDGVGRSKKEARQNAAKNALKSLEEEPLYSTENATEMSPAPVHQTSVSNINYICWLNEYGQKKRVTIRAVESTRLGPNIGTQSCSFVVGDKEYPPAYGKTKREAKEEAAKLVYYDIHETTCGSKTTETGKEKYSIAVLSQPEQELKQNVSDICDKTKRLSVRSTDEGFTDTNFVGLVNHYCQATKRSQDYVLVNRCGPPHNTQFFYKLVINDKDYPVGEGKSIKEAKQNAARLAWSALQEQSDWNSKLSFLSAVSDASPARLSTPPSIPDRKSESVPATTGDSVVFTNSSNPPKDQIQSPDVKPKIRIAANFPNAKRNSKEDIMPNFNGKNPVNIQSEKTTNKSVISRFTSEYDSIVCLGKGAFGHVFKAKQKLLQRNYAIKIVRCKEKSLREVIALSDLQHCNIVRYYTCWLEDSGYERDSAADSCSSSQSTDNSSVKYLYIQMELCDTKTLRVWIDEKNIQNVKKSLRNTKRREESLTIAQQIVSGVEYIHSKMLIHRDLKPANIMFGLDGEVKIGDFGLVTAENDDAENVIERTVYKGTPSYMAPEQRSGNKIYDRKVDIFALGLIYFELLWNFSTSHERKAIWDDARNQKLPQGFSHNFSLEDRIIKSTLCMKPEDRPEASKLKMDLEECSHTLKTLKEMRRDSRTV; the protein is encoded by the exons ATGGAAACGGTAAACTACGTAGCTAAACTAAACGAGTATGCACAGAGAACACGCACGAACCTGAAATTCGAGGACGTTGGATCTGTTGGCCCTGACCACATTAAAAC ATTCACTCTTAGAGCAGTCCTAAATGGTAAGGTGTATCCTGATGGTGTGGGAAGGAGCAAGAAGGAAGCCAGACAGAATGCAGCTAAAAATGCCCTGAAAAGCTTGGAGGAGGAACCACTTTACTCT acagaaaatgcaaCAGAAATGTCTCCTGCACCAGTTCATCAGACCAGTGTCAGTAACATCAACTATATATGCTGGTTAAATGAATATGGCCAGAAAAAGAGGGTGACTATAAGGGCTGTGGAGTCAACAAGACTGGGTCCAAATATCGGCACTCA ATCCTGTAGCTTTGTGGTTGGTGATAAGGAGTATCCACCTGCCTATGGGAAAACAAAGAGGGAAGCCAAGGAGGAAGCAGCTAAGCTTGTATATTATGATATACATGAAACGACATGTGGCAGTAAAACTACAGAG actGGCAAGGAGAAATACAGCATTGCAGTGTTAAGCCAACCAGAGCAAGAAttgaaacaaaatgtgtcaGACATCTG TGATAAGACCAAGAGATTGAGCGTGAGATCTACAGACGAAGGTTTTACAGATACAAATTTCGTAGGACTTGTCAACCATTACTGTCAGGCCACAAAGCGCTCCCAGGATTACGTCCTAGTGAATAGATGCGGTCCACCACATAACACACA ATTTTTCTACAAGTTGGTGATCAACGATAAGGACTACCCTGTGGGTGAAGGTAAGAGCATCAAGGAAGCCAAACAAAATGCAGCTCGGTTGGCGTGGTCTGCTCTTCAAGAGCAGTCAGACTGGAACAGCAAG TTGTCTTTCTTGTCAGCTGTGTCTGATGCTTCACCAGCCAGGCTGTCCACACCACCAAGCATACC GGACAGAAAATCCGAAAGCGTGCCAGCTACTACAGGTGACTCAGTGGTTTTCACCAATTCATCAAATCCTCCCAAAGATCAG ATTCAAAGTCCTGATGTGAAGCCCAAAATAAG AATTGCAGCAAATTTCCCAAACGCCAAACGAAACAGCAAAGAG gACATAATGCCTAATTTTAATGGCAAGAATCCAGTAAATATTCAGAGTGAAAAAACGACAAACAAGTCAGTGATCTCCAG GTTTACATCAGAATATGACTCTATAGTGTGCCTTGGCAAAGGAGCCTTTGGTCATGTTTTCAAGGCAAAGCAAAAACTCCTTCAAAGGAATTATGCTATAAAGATTGTCCGCTGCAAAGA GAAATCACTACGGGAGGTGATTGCGTTATCAGACCTCCAGCACTGCAACATTGTTCGATACTACACCTGTTGGTTGGAGGATTCAGGATACGAAAGGGACAGCGCAGCTGACAGTTGCAGCAGTTCGCA GTCGACTGATAATTCATCTGTAAAGTACCTCTATATTCAGATGGAGTTGTGTGACACCAAAACGCTTAGAGTGTGGATAGATGAGAAGAATATTCAGAATGTAAAGAAATCTCTGCGAAACAccaagagaagagaagaaagtcTAACCATTGCTCAGCAAATAGTCAGTGGGGTCGAATACATCCACTCCAAGATGCTCATCCACAGAGACCTGAAG CCTGCCAACATCATGTTTGGACTGGATGGGGAAGTGAAGATTGGAGACTTTGGCCTGGTCACTGCTGAGAATGACGATGCTGAGAACGTGATCGAGAGAACTGTGTACAAAGGAACCCCATCTTACATGGCTCCTGAGCAA AGGAGCGGGAACAAAATATATGACCGAAAAGTGGACATATTTGCTTTGGGATTGATATATTTTGAACTCCTTTGGAACTTCTCTACCAGCCACGAAAGGAAAGCT ATTTGGGATGATGCCAGAAACCAGAAACTTCCTCAAGGATTCTCACACAATTTTTCTTTGGAG GACCGAATTATAAAGTCAACACTGTGTATGAAGCCAGAAGACCGACCTGaagcaagtaaactaaagatggACTTGGAAGAGTGCAGTCATACACTTAAGACACTTAAAGAAATGCGTCGCGACAGTAGGACTGTCTGA
- the gpatch11 gene encoding G patch domain-containing protein 11: MSDEEEDYMSDAILTKIQDVKPGVSMVRRVKEAMKKETQQKETNIKNRQKTFKEQEKESREAALQNSISNENKGFALLQKMGYKAGQGLGKKGAGRVDPIPLNIKTDRGGIGMEEVKKRKAEEELEHYRQKVRAKQQNETKSLEDFRSRVRTEREERKIEGDLRRSQRACEQLDSQKGITVPREDWYWPKAETDDEEDGLKEEEEEEEEEEEEGKEEIVELTSFDKLQIMTSYLRGIHFYCIWCGTTYNDEEDLCSNCPGDTAADHE, encoded by the exons ATGTCTGATGAGGAAGAGGATTATATGTCCGATGCAATTCTCACTAAAAT ACAAGATGTGAAACCAGGTGTCAGCATGGTGAGGCGGGTAAAAGAAGCTATGAAAAAGGAGACACAGCAAAAGGAGACGAACATCAAGAACCGCCAGAAGACCTTCAAGGAGCAGGAGAAAGAAAGTAGAGAAGCAGCTTTACAAAACTCCATTAGCAACGAGAACAAGGGATTTGCACTTCTGCAGAAAATGGGTTACAAAGCTGGCCAAGGCCTTGGGAAGAAAG GGGCAGGGAGGGTTGATCCAATTCCTCTAAATATCAAAACTG ACAGAGGTGGCATTGGaatggaggaggtgaagaaaagaaaagctgagGAGGAACTTGAACATTATCGGCAGAAAGTACGAGCCAAACAACAGAATGAGACAAAATCTCTGGAAGATTTTAG GTCAAGAgtaaggacagagagagaggagcgaaAGATTGAAGGAGATCTCAGAAGGAGTCAGCGAGCCTGTGAGCAGCTTGACAGTCAGAAG GGCATCACTGTCCCCAGGGAAGACTGGTACTGGCCTAAAGCAGAGACTGATGATGAGGAAGATGGTcttaaggaggaggaggaggaggaggaggaggaggaggaggaagggaaggaggagaTTGTGGAATTAACG TCCTTTGACAAACTGCAAATTATGACATCCTATTTGAGAGGAATCCATTTTTACTGCATATGGTGTGGGACTACTTATAACG atgaAGAGGACTTGTGCTCTAACTGTCCCGGGGATACAGCAGCAGACCACGAATGA